From a region of the Tachysurus fulvidraco isolate hzauxx_2018 chromosome 5, HZAU_PFXX_2.0, whole genome shotgun sequence genome:
- the slc2a1b gene encoding solute carrier family 2, facilitated glucose transporter member 1 → MEREKKVTFQLLLAVGTAVIGSLQFGYNTGVINAPQKIIESFYNETWFDRYGETIPEAALTSLWSVSVAIFSVGGMIGSFSVGLFVNRFGRRNSMLMVNVLAYISAALMGFSKLAASWEMLIIGRFMVGLYSGLSTGFVPMYVGEVSPTNLRGALGTLHQLGIVIGILIAQVFGLDVIMGNAKMWPFLLSFTFIPALLQCFLLPLCPESPRYLLLNCNEESKARSVLKKLRGTSDVSSDMQEMKEESRQMMREKKVSILELLTSRIYRQPLIIAVVLQLSQQLSGINAVFYFSTSIFETAGVAQPVYATIGAGVVNTAFTVVSVFLVERAGRRSLHLTGLMGMALSAVLMTVAQALKVQVPWMSYMSIVAIFAFVAFFEIGPGPIPWFIVAELFGQGPRPSAIAVAGFCNWTANFIVGMCFQYVASLCGPYVFIIFTVLLLIFFIFTYFKVPETKGRTFDEISAGFSQQTAAGIEKPPEEMSSLGADSEL, encoded by the exons ATCATCGAGAGCTTCTACAACGAGACATGGTTTGACCGATATGGTGAGACCATACCTGAAGCAGCCCTCACATCACTGTGGTCTGTCTCAGTGGCCATCTTCTCGGTAGGGGGGATGATTGGCTCCTTCTCTGTTGGTCTCTTTGTCAATCGCTTTGGCAG GAGGAACTCAATGCTCATGGTTAATGTGCTCGCCTATATCTCAGCAGCACTGATGGGCTTCTCTAAATTGGCAGCTTCCTGGGAGATGTTGATCATTGGCCGTTTCATGGTGGGGCTTTACTCTGGCCTCTCCACTGGGTTTGTACCCATGTATGTGGGTGAAGTCTCACCCACTAACCTCCGTGGGGCCTTGGGAACTCTGCATCAGCTGGGGATTGTTATAGGAATCCTGATAGCACAG GTGTTTGGTCTGGATGTGATCATGGGCAACGCCAAGATGTGGCCGTTCCTGCTGAGCTTTACCTTCATCCCAGCACTGCTGCAGTGTTTCCTGTTACCCTTGTGCCCAGAGAGTCCTCGCTATCTCCTCCTCAACTGCAACGAAGAGAGCAAAGCCAGATCAG TGTTGAAAAAGCTGCGTGGAACGTCAGATGTGAGTTCAGACATGCAGGAGATGAAGGAGGAAAGCAGGCAAATGATGAGGGAGAAGAAAGTGTCCATCCTAGAGCTGTTGACCTCTCGAATTTACCGACAGCCTTTAATCATTGCAGTCGTACTGCAGCTGTCACAGCAACTGTCTGGCATCAACGCT GTCTTCTACTTTTCCACAAGCATCTTTGAGACAGCTGGTGTAGCACAACCTGTGTATGCCACTATCGGAGCGGGAGTCGTCAACACGGCGTTCACTGTGGTGTCG GTGTTTTTAGTGGAGAGAGCTGGCCGCAGGTCACTACACCTAACTGGACTGATGGGTATGGCTTTGTCTGCAGTCCTGATGACAGTTGCCCAAGCACTGAAG GTACAGGTCCCGTGGATGTCATACATGAGCATTGTTGCTATTTTTGCCTTTGTGGCATTCTTTGAAATTGGACCAGGCCCCATCCCTTGGTTCATCGTAGCTGAGCTGTTCGGTCAAGGCCCTCGGCCTTCTGCTATCGCTGTGGCTGGTTTCTGCAACTGGACAGCCAACTTCATAGTGGGAATGTGCTTCCAGTATGTGGCG AGCCTCTGTGGTCCATATGTCTTCATCATCTTTACGGTCCTGTTATTGATTTTCTTCATATTCACATACTTTAAAGTTCCGGAGACAAAAGGCCGGACATTTGACGAGATTTCTGCAGGTTTCTCTCAGCAAACTGCTGCAGGCATAGAAAAGCCACCTGAAGAGATGAGCAGCCTGGGGGCAGATTCTGAGCTCTGA